In Heteronotia binoei isolate CCM8104 ecotype False Entrance Well chromosome 21, APGP_CSIRO_Hbin_v1, whole genome shotgun sequence, the DNA window actcccaggaaaatgttcttaggaatctatctatctatctatctatctatctatctatctatctatctatctatctatctatctatctatctatctatctatctatctatctatctatctatctatcatctatctatctatcttcaccatcatcatcatatgaaatatatcatatatattaaaaagttaGCTTTAGCTGTTTTTGTAATTTCCAAAAGAGGGAATATCAGAGCTGAGAGAATTTAGTTGAAACCCATGGGATGTATTTCCGAGCAAAAGGAATCCTAAATATTAGCAGGTTTTATGGGttattatgatttttttaaaaaagtttttcagTCAAGAAACACCCTCCTTAGGGTCTTCACGGGACATATTATGACACTGAACTGAGCGGAGTCCAAATCTCTCCCGGAGGCCAGTAGATCCGAATTGTAAACCGGATTCTCTGGTTTTGCTGGACAAGAAAGTTGCACTGAAAATCTACGAGGTTGTTCCCCCAAATAAATGTGCTCGGGGAACTCAAGGGTTTGGGCTGGAATGCAACGCAAGAAAAGTAGGAGAGGGTTCAaatttgacacacacacaaacacaatctaATTATCTGTGTGagtaatcacacacacacaagactaCAGCAACATACAGGACTGTAATTATCGCGGTGGGTGAGTGGGATTACCCCCCGGGAGGATTTATTTCCCAACAAACATGCAGAGGAGCGGACTGTAGGCATCTCGCCCTAAATACACACCCCAAAGCCCTCTTTGCCTAATCCCTGCCAGGAATCAGGAATCTAACACCTTGATCCTAAACTCTAAATTCATTTACTCGGGTAGGTAAAACCCGGGAATTATTCCTCCTCCATGGGCGAGCGCTTGAAGATGTGGGTGTTGGGGGCAGAGGAAATGGCACCCAATCAGCAAAGAcaaagtccggggggggggggtgtgtgaggCGGCTTCCCGCAATGTCATTAACCAGATTAACCCGGGCCACAATTAGCCAAAGCAGGCAGCGGGGGAGAGGTtacgatggggagggggggggtcgtGGACGTGGAGGGGGGATGCTTCTCCGAGAGAGTCCCACTCATGGAGAGGATTACCTTAATTTCGTTAATTCTCCATACGCATGAATcagttctttctcccccccccccacttccttctcctccagccccaccccctctgcgtcccccttccccgcccccaccaGCTCCACtgacccccccccttttcaaaaaagagagagagagagtgaaatctGGTTTTATTTGAGACCTGATCTATAACCAGGAACTAAATCCAGGATGACGTCGCCGGGGTATAAAAAAGGAAAGAGGTTTGGGATGGATTATAGACTCGGTGCAGTGGGGACCCGAGGAGGAAACAGGCGagagtagaggaggaggaggggggaaaggagggggcgaGCACGCCAAAAGCACcaggaagggtgggggggtgtgtgcgcgcgtgtTTTTTAAAAGGACTTTTGCTGGTCACTTTCGCCCCTGAGCGCGGCACAGCGAGGCTGGAGGCCCCCGCGCCGGTTCTCTGCTTTTGCCTCCGGCGCCCGGCTCTCGCCTCTTTGGCCCCTGCGGCTCCTCCCTCCGAGCGCAGCGGTGGGGGATGCCTGCCGGCATGTTCAGCATCGACAACATCCTGGCGGCCCGACCCCGCTGCAAGGAGTCCTCCGCCTCCTCCGCCGCCGTGGTGCTGCAGCCGCAGAGCGCCGCGCCCGTCGTCTTCTCGGCCAGCCTGCACGGGGGGGACTCGCTCTACGCctcggccgccgccgccgctggcgACTACGGTGGATACTACCCGCGGGCCTTGGCGCCCGCTTCCAACCTGCCCGCGCTCGGGGGATCTAGGCTGGGCGGCTACGGCAACTACTACTACGGGCAGCTCCACGTCCAGGCGTCCGCCGTCGGCCCGTCCTGCTGCAGCGCCGTGCAGCCTCTGGGGGCTCAGCAATGCTCCTGCGTCCCGGCCACAGGTGAGCGAGTCTCTCTGCAAGCCGCGCTTCAGGGGAGGGAAGtcgatggggagggggggggggtcaaagttTGCACCCGGTGttacttctcttctcttctccaccGCCCTGGTACTTGCCCTCCTCTATTACGACGAACACGGAATAACTGTGGAGGGAAAGCATAGGCTGACTCAAAAGCAGCCGCGAGAAAGTTGGATTCCTCCCTTTACAGCGCCAAGATCTCAAGCGCACGGCTTTACTCCCCCCTTAGCGAAGAACTGGGTCCCACTTGTGGCGACCCCGGCCATTTATGCCCCCCTCCCCGCGCAAACAACGGGTcccattcagtgttccctctaagctgagttagtgtgagctagctcacagttttctagcctctggctcacacatttttttggcttagctcaggaaaaacgacCCCAGAGCAAAGCAATTTATGCCACAACGttattgccagtagctcgcaaagtagaatttttgctcacaagactccacagttcagAGGGAACATGGGTGGCGACCCGGGCCACttaccaccccccctccccgctcgaACAACGGGTCCTGttccgtgttccctctaagctgagttagtgtgagctagctcacagatttttagccaccagctcacacatttttgtcttagctcaggaaagatgactccacccccaccccaccccccaaaacaaaaaaaattatgcagcagctcacaactttaataccagtagctcatagaatagaagttttgctcgcaagactttgagggaacattggtcctgtTTCTTGGTCACACTGGAGTGTGACGGAATGCTGGCGGTGGCGGTGGTGGGAAAAATGAACCGAAAGATGGCAAGGAATTCCATCACATCGGTTAGGATCCCTTATGATTTACGGCCCAAGTTAATGGGTGTTGAGGACTCGACCGTGGGTATAGATTTCGAAGCCTGCGTTCTCTCACATTCTGCGGCTTGTCATCCCTGAAAACACAAAGCCTTTTGACGTTCCGTCACAAACACCTGTGTATTTTACACTCCACAGATGTTTGCTTAGACAATGCACGGTACTCCGGTCTAAGCTTATTGAAGCGAATGGGATGAAACTGGAGGAACTGTTCCTAAATTGCTTGCAAACGGGAGTCTCTTGGGAATAATTAGACGGATTTGGCGTCCCCAAAGCCCCTCACATCCTTTACAATCAGtggggtttacttctgagtaagtaGGCTTGGCATTAAGATGCAGAAGTATTTTTTAAAGGCTGGCCTAGAGTCTTCCTAGGTTGTGCATCCTCTCCCAGTTCAATTTGAGCCTTAAATAATACTTTTATTTCGGATTCCGGTGAATCAAGTGGAAGTTGAACCGGCTTCCAGGGTTTAAGATCCAGATGTAAAATTCCCTCCCACCTCGTCCAATAACGTACAAAAGGCTGATCCACAACTAGTTGAATTGAAATAGAAGAAATGAAGCCGATTTAAACGGCAACCTTCCTTCCAACCCTAAAGCCCCTTAACCCCGCTCCATTCAGTGGGGCTTGTTTCCGTGTAGAGACAGCTAGAATTGGGCCACCGGCGCGGTGGAAAATAAGGAGAACCTAGAAGAAAAACATAATTAGTTTTATTATATAGTCCATGTCGCTGGGAATCGCAGTTTAATCCAAGTTTTCAATGCATTCGAATGGCTTTGGACCTGTAGGCTGTACAACCCGGTAACTGCGGTCAACAATACAATGCTATGTCTAAGGCTCCCCCACCTCCAGTTTTTTGTAAATTGTTCTAAAGTGCTTTCCAGAttataatgttgattttaaacgGTTTGGCGCCGAAACCCGTTAAACAGCCCTCAGTTTATCAATGGGATTAACCTTTGAGAATGAAGCCGTTGCCCTCAACTCAAAGTAAAACTTCATTGAATTCATTCCGAAACTGGGAGAGGGCTCGTTAGCAGTCTATGAAATTACTCCGAGGCTAATCTGGATTAAGTGAGCCGGGCGCATCAGCCTGCATGGTTTAGTGTTTTCTCAATCCCCACCCTATGGGACCCTCGGTTTCGGAGGAGGCGAGGGGACCTCTGATACCAAATTGGAAACATCCGAAGCGACCCACTCCCTGCTTCAGTGAGTTTGCCTCCTCGCTTGCTGTagctgggaggagggggccaCGGTCTAGATTTCTGGTTTGGTGAGGGCAATCCTTTCTGCGCACTGAATCGCCTTCAAAACCCGCGTGCCATCTCCCTCTCCACCCCTGTCTGTCCCCCCAGGCTATGAAGGTACCGGCTCGGTTCTCATGTCTCCCGTGCCCCATCAGATGCTGCCCTATATGAACGTGGGCACCTTGTCCCGGACTGAATTGCAGCTACTGAATCAGCTCCACTGCCGGAGAAAAAGGAGGCACCGGACCATCTTCACGGACGAGCAGTTGGAGGCTCTGGAAAACCTCTTCCAGGAAACCAAGTATCCAGATGTGGGGACCAGGGAACAGCTGGCCAGGAGGGTGCATTTGCGAGAGGAGAAAGTGGAGGTGACCGAGCTGCTTCTTCTAAACCATTCAACAGGGAAAAGGCTCCCAGACTATGAGTTtgtgtttttggggggagggggaagcaatcAATAGGTTtgcaaagggaggaagaaagtttGCATTTGGACTAGACtgtaggctgtgtgtgtgtgtgtagttttgTACACCGCCTGGCACTTTCTTGGCACAAAAAGCTATACCCATGGTGACCCTAGCAGCAGCATCACCTGTAGAGTTATATAAAAGGTGCTTTCACGCATGCTAAATAATTAAGTTTCAATCCAATTCAGCAAAcgtttgcaagtgggttttgccagttcacacagtaaaatccagttgcaaggtgcgttgaaagtggattgagagtgcattatttagtgtgtgtgaaagtatcCGTTGGGTgccttcacacacactaaataacactttGCAaccggatttttactgtgtaagaatagcaaaatccacctGCAAACAGTCGCTGTATGAAAGCACTCATTATCTTTAGTAATCTCAACCTTTAAATTCAGCTCTCCCAGGTTGAGGCGAACATTAGCGCAAAAGATTTAAACGAAAATTTCCCTCATGAGCTACTACTAGCGTTACTCAAGAGGGTTAAAATTGGTTTATACTGTTTTAGCTTGTTTATGGATCGCAGCTCTGATCCTATGGGTTCCCAACAGAATCGGAGTTTGCTTCTGCGCAAACTGTTTAGGACTTTTAAAATCTTGCTCTGTGTGTGGGTTCGCTTGGAAGTAAGTCTCACCGAGCTTAGTGGGACGTTTGTTGGTAGGCATAAGTGCAACTAAACTTACCGTCAAGATTTAGTTTCATGGATAACACTGGAAACTTCCTTTAGACCTGGGTTTTAGCTGGCCTATGAATCCGGCTGCAAAGCCGCCTGGGCACAGAGGCCACCGAGCTGCTCACTGTTACAATTGCTGCGTACTATTTACATAGCCCGGTTGTTGCTGCCCGGAATCGTAGCTGGTCATTCTTACAGACGAATTTGAAGGGAGCAAGAAACTGGGGAGAAAAGCGACGGCCCCAGACCCCGTCCTATTCTGGCCAGTTGTGACTAGAGCTTGTAGAGATACTAGGGCATCTCTACCAGGCAAGTCGGGCTGAGCTGGACAGCTCCACCCATCTCGCCTTTAGAACTCTTTACTAGCCAGTGCTCGATATAGGATGCAGCGCAAGAGGTTTAGGATGAGACGCGATGTCACATTTTCCCGGAGAAGCCGAGATCTCTACAGACTAAGCCTATTACTCTGTACTTTGCACGAATCATAGCCTTTAGCTGGTTCGAAATGCGTGATGAGTTGGTTCTCCTTGTCTCAGGCCAAATCCGTTGAACTGCCCAGCGATCCTAAACAACATAAACACTTCCCATCTAAGGTGGAAAGGGCTGCTAACCCCGCTAGCAATGCCTGGACTATGGGGCGCTAGCTCCAATTTAACTTGGAAGTCAGGAgtccctttttggggggggggtgttgttgagtGTGGTAGCCGATCCAAAACTCTGCGCAGGATAGCAGCAAAGGGAAGGCTGGCGCTCTTAGCTGTAAGCAGAGCtgaattaacaattaggtcaagtatACAGTGGCCTAGCGGCCCAGGGCCGGCTtccccggtttcccccctcccctcccagcctgCCCGCACAACCAGCAacagagctgctctttgcccgacttgcctggtagGGCATGGCGGCTGCTGGCGTTGtccccaagtttgcctctcccccacagctccgtcaaaggggcttttaagaaggtgcctgcaggttgcaaTGGGGGCCGtggaaagtgggggagggcactcagactctgagataatttgcaaggggcccccctgagatttcaactgcctaggggcctccacagggtttaatccggcactggatgTAAACCTCTTGTTCAGGATCCAGGTGTTTTCACAGCGCGCCCATCTAGACGCTCAAATCTGCCTCCGCGGCTGTCATGCGGCCAGGGTGCCACCGCTTCTCTGCTGAACCTTTGAACCCTTTCTTTGGAAGCGCGCTGCGTTTGAGAT includes these proteins:
- the GSC gene encoding homeobox protein goosecoid yields the protein MPAGMFSIDNILAARPRCKESSASSAAVVLQPQSAAPVVFSASLHGGDSLYASAAAAAGDYGGYYPRALAPASNLPALGGSRLGGYGNYYYGQLHVQASAVGPSCCSAVQPLGAQQCSCVPATGYEGTGSVLMSPVPHQMLPYMNVGTLSRTELQLLNQLHCRRKRRHRTIFTDEQLEALENLFQETKYPDVGTREQLARRVHLREEKVEVWFKNRRAKWRRQKRSSSEESENAQKWNKASKTSPEKRQEENKSDLDSDS